The genomic interval aactgctgatctactgggattttcacgcacaaccatatctagggtttacagagaatggtccgaaaaagaaaaaacatccagtgagcggcagttctgtgggcggaaatgcgttgttgatgccagaggtcagaggagaatggctagactggttcgagctgatagaaatgcaacagtgactcaaatagccacccgttacaaccaaggtagccagaagagcatctctgaacgcacagtacgtcgaactttgaggcagatgggctacagcagcagaagaccacaccgggtgccactcctttcagctaagaacaggaaactgaggctacaatttgcacaagctcatcgaaattggacaattgaagattggaaaaacgttgcctggtctgatgagtctcgatttctgctgcgacattcggatggtagggtcagaatttggcgtcaacaacatgaaagcatggatccatcctgccttgtatcaacggttcaggctggtggtggtggtgtcatggtgtggggaatattttcttggcactctttgggccccttggtaccaattgagcatcgttgcaacgccaaagcctacctgagtattgttgctgaccatgtccatccctttatgaccacaatgtacccaacatctgatggctactttcagcaggataatgcgccatgtcataaagctggaatcatctcagactggtttcttgaacatgacaatgagttcactgtactccaatggcctccacagtcaccagatctcaatccaatagagcatctttgggatgtggtggaacgggagattcgcatcatggatgtgcagccgacaaatctgcggcaactgtgtgatgccatcatgtcaatatggaccaaaatctctgaggaatgcttccagcaccttgttgaatctatgccacgaagaattgaggcagttatgaaggcaaaagggggtccaacccgttactagcatggtgtacctaataaagtggccggtgagtgtatatatatatatatatatatatatatatatatatatatatattcatactcTCACTTGTGATTATAACATGGTAATTTACATTTATGTTTTTGTAAAATGCTGCACATTTATAATTTTGATAATGCTTATTTCGATTTTTCTTCTCCTTGTTTCATTTTTTCACTTTcacagagctgactttttcccaaaggaatgcattgaccagcgttgattggccgaatgccatacagagtacagcattcagccaatcaacgctggttctgccggaggcttgtctgtggggaggcggagtctaagattggtccccaacagtctccattgtggtctgatctcaggtatagcagagttgacacagctttgctacatctcaggtgtagcagagctgtgtgctcaactctgctatacctgaaatgcagcagagctggccatgcgctgaactctgctacacctgagatgtagcagtgctgtgtgctcagcgctgctacatctgagatgtagcagcgctgcgtcaactctgctatatctgagatataGCGGTGTAGCATTCTCATATGAaaagaatctgaaatccactcttCGTATAAAGTgatggtcacctgatttagccaattactttttccgatttttttcaatgcctacgttgttttagttcctgtcccacctcccctgcacagttattggagcaaaaaaagagccagggaaggtgggaggggatacaaatttttagtgtgtttgcatATTGAAATCgaatatcttgagcagcctgatattcgatcgaataccaattcgatcgaaagacgttcgcttatctctattaatTATGTGTTCATAATAAAATGTGTTCAGAAATGTGTTATATTTTTACATGATGAAGACTTGAATATCTTTTTTTGGTATAtagcttttttgtttttatctatgttggTGTTAGAGTATGCTCTAGACGCACTGCTCTAATACTCAGTTGAACCCActaaaccagtggttcttaaccgatattcgatcgaaccctaggccctatgcacggttcattttgtgtaccagtaaaaaaaaaacatatacctatgtcttgaatttggaaaaaaatcatatttgatttatcactaaaggagGGTTCGgtaaatgtgcatatgaaactggtgggttcggtacctcaaacaaggttaagaaccactgcactaAACAATAAAAGTGGTCACTTCTTTCTAAAGAGCTAGTATCTTTTGGGGATCCCTGGGACCTGTGTGGGAGTCAAACTATAGGAGAAACTCTAGCCTTCGTAGACCTAATATCTATGGTATGGAGGAAACCTCCCCAGGTCTTTGTAAAATGAGAAAGCCTTCCGCCAATAAAAAATAAGACCTTTACCTTTCTTCTGAAAAGGATCCTTACTACCCTCTGGAGTCCtagttttattcttatgaaagtGCCTCTGTTTTCTATGGAAAGAACCAGAAGACTGAGGAATGGGAAACCTCTTTTATATATAAGATTACAAAGCCGTGGGCCAAAAAGCTTCTCACCTACACAAGGGTTCCCAAATAGACAGTTTTTAGATTCCTGGGTCCCCCTTATCTAAGCTATTAACCAGAGAGCCCTCTTGACCaagctaaaacaaaaaaaagagagaagaacACGGCACTGAGCCGTTCCTGGTGTAGTATTTTCAATACACGAAAGAACAAAAAGGACAACAGGTGACTGCTTACCTGATCAGGTTGTGTGGGACACAACAACCAATGAACATATCAGTCAATAAGGTGAAGGTGGGCGGCTGCTAGTCTCCGTCACTAGGATGTCTGAACAGATAGAAGAAATGGACCAGCCTCCAAGAAGATAGGCAAAaaccagcgctcacccaattaGATAGGTACAAAAGGCAATTTTATTGAGCACGACGCATTCTGGGCTTTaacgccctttctcaagtgcaagacAATCCTGCCACAGTGGGCCAAAAACATGTCCAAGCTAGACATATCTACCAAAACATCTATAGCCATGGAAAAATTTGAATAGAAGCCAATAACTGTTCCCTAGGGATGTTGTTCCCGATATGCGACTCAAGTTGAGAAAGCCAAATCTTCGTAGACCTATCCACCAGTGGCCACAATATTTGGTTTAAGTCTGCTAGCAGCTGACTCCTATGATCTTTCAAAATAAGCATCTTTATTGAAGGGGTCCCCTAAACCTCTTACATCGTAAAACAGGATGGCACTTCAACAGGAAATTTTGACAACTAGAGCATCAACATCGGGGCTTTATCCCAGCAATGGGGCTTTATCACAGCAAGCTGAATCCCTCTTCTCAAAAGGATATTTTCTTTTTAGAGCTGAGGGTAGAAAAATATTTCATATCTGGATTCTTCCATTCCTTGCTAATCAAAACTTTAATGTTATCATAGAGGGGAAAAAACTTTCTTCGTTTAAGGGTAAGACTTTCAAACATTATATCGGAAACTGCTCTGGTTTGCTTAACCTCTCCCAGCCCCATAGTCGATCTGACTGCTTTAAGAAGAAGATCAATATCATCCATGGAAAAATATGCTCTACCCAACAGATCATCTGTGGAAAAATCTGACCCTGAGGCCCATTCCCCCTCATTTTGGTGTTTTGAACCCAACATAGTGGGACTAGCTGCAGCACAGAAGGAAATTGAGGTACTAGGCTGAGGACCTTTTGGGACTAGATTCTTAAtggaaaaaaactattttatctGCCAACAGCTACAAAATACTGTCAAACAGAGGGGGAATATTCCTCAGCAACAATTTTATACAAACAGGCCTGTCATAACGGTTTTGTATATGAGGATGAAAAGTATATGATGTGACTTTCCTACAGAAGTCACAATTTCTTGCTTAATTTAGCCATTTAGAAAACACAAGAAACATAACAAACCCCAGTGGGGAAGGAACATTTTTTACCCTCTCAGAGGTTTGTAATTACCCAAATTCCTCAGGCTGGGAGGCCACACGTATTAAATTTTCTTCCCGCATATTACAGACGCCAGAAGTGATGTCAGACATCAAGATGATACCCAACTCCTGCCTTCCAGTGCCTCCAACCTCTGGAAGTGATGCCAGACATCACTGGAAGTGATGTCTCGCAAACTATTGACCCACCTTCCTCACTGAAAGAACAAGAGGATCACataaagacaaaaacagccatcctACCAGCATGGCTGCCACAAGGCCTAGGAAAAGGGCAGCACGGGACAGAATAGGCAAAAGGAAAGCatgacaatatcacatgggggttgtgggaaaggtagctcagtagaagcagtggtgcagacccaaatagTGAAAGACAAGGACACAATTtaggaaaaacaggaaaataactaAACCCAAAATtagtaaaacaaaatacagccttaacttcaggcaaaaacaaaacaaaatcctgctcgtctgagcgactaactaaacagaaatgttaacctaactatatgtgtggcttactgccagccatacaaacaaaacaagcacaactttgacacactggactcagggttataggacagacccagccacctctcacttcctggatctgcattggaatgcagaatctgcagcctttttctgtcccagtaatgagccaagaacTCCCACCTGGAGCTGAAGAGACCTGCACTGGGCCactcataagttaaaaacctgggggagatatagcgagattccagcaccctgactatcaccttctcacagagtgtaaaaactttaaaaaaaaaaaaaattagaaaagtaAAAAGTTCTCCAGTAAGGAGCACAGCTCCTCAAGACTAATCCTGAGACAGGTTTCAGAACCATAATTTTGTTCATTAGAATACGGTGGTCAGTCCTCTTGTAggttaaaatatttatttttcctgtacgATTGTAACCTAAAATTATATTCAATCTAAAATGCTAAAGACAGGGGGCATGCCCTGGACTTCCTGCATGATGGCTGGATACTAGTGCAGCTCTTATACTATACTTAACTATCAGCGGCATACAGTGACTCCTCACCTCATTTAGGGCTCTGGACATTGAGTGCATCGGTCTCTTGCAACTCTTCAGATGGACAAACAcggaagaaaataaataaataaattcaaaaaAAAGGATCATCTGAAGAGGCTCTGAAGCCTTACTGCCAAGTGATGAGCTGTGagaaatgccccctctgacagtacaaggctatgttagagtacagtaaGGGCAGGGCATCCTCAAAGTTCAGCAAttatgctaggctgtaaggccctcccccttctgacaatggggagATATTGATGGCGATATTAACAgtgccaatatctccagcactgggttACTTctagggaaagctgacagtgcgcttaattcgcACCAACAGTCATAGCCACTTTTTGAGTCTGGGCATTAACCTGCTCTGCTTCTGGACACTCTGTTTCCTTAGAGTCATTGAGTCTACCATTGACTGTGCTGTCATATAAAATACCTCATCTCTCACTGAGTACATGGGGAAATTGTGATTTCAGTtgttttttgaatgagcccgcttttattcataagctaattagccagcaacgagcaccagaagtctcagtgagcactgtgtgctatgtgtgagaacagggaaggctgatgagtcatcagcagcagcctccctgcgcTTACACACACATAGTAGACAGTGCTCATTGAGACTTGCggtgctcgttgctggctaattagcttatgaataaaagcaggctcattcaaaaatgactgaagggattaacatacaaaaggtatgtgtagaatagcctttctaaaggctatgcaattacatagttaaaaattatttttcccaatgatagagcccctttaagtgtccatTTCCAATGCTCGATTTCAAATGTAGAGCCCAGTTCCTTTTCTCAATTAAGAAAGTGGTTGTCTTTTTGAAAAAAAGAcaagctacctctggcgagcatgtggagggctgtgcggccctccaaaaaatgccaccccacaccattactgaaccactgccaaaccggtcatgctgaaggaagttgcaggcagcagatcgctctccaagGCGctctctccagactctgtcacatgtgctcagtgtgaccctgctttcatctgtgaaaagCACAGTGTGCCAGTGGTGaacttgccaatcctggtgttctgtggcaaatgtcaAGCATCCTGCAcgttgttgggctgtgagcacaacccccatctgtgaacgtagggccctcataccatcctcatggagtcggtttctaaccgtttgtgcagatacatgcacatttgtggcctgctggaggtcattttgcagggctctcgCAGTACTCTTCctgtgcactccccatagaaatgaatgggctgctttttcccattcatttctatggggagcgcgcgtatgccggctcccatagaaagcagtgGGACTTGTTTTAAAtgctgctgattcagaacgtttacacgttcaaaatcagccagcatatcctccgtgtgaaggggccctaaggctggcTTTTTCTGGAATATTAGGTGTACTTAGTTTCTGTAGTGACCAATTACGCACCCACAAGTGCTGGTGTGTTGCCCAGATGCAACTAATCAGTTAAGAGCCATCTAATTAAACTTTttcagtttagtttttttttttttaatgtctactTATCCTTTACCTGTACAATAAAAATTGTGTTCCAAGCGTATGGCGTTATGTAACATTTCCTTTAATACATAACAACATATTAACATACATAATAGTATAcatattcacaaggagaaaagtgAGAAAATTCACTTAAGGTTACGAATACAATACAACTAGatggttggaaaaaaaaaatcaatataggAACAAGCCATAAGTACTATGTAAGaaacagggtccattcacatcacATTGGGTTTTTTTATATGCATTTATCTGATTTGTATAAAAAACCCCGCAAACTGATAGTTATTATGGAGAGCTGTTTCTGTCTTTTTTCTGAAGGACAGAAAAGAGGTGTATTCTACTTTTTTGTGTTCTTCAAAAAAACAGATgttcaaaaaaacccaaaaaacatcatgtgaatggagcctaaattATATTCAGCTGCAATATGTGGTCAAAATAATTTCAGTAAGACTATAGACAGCAGTGAAACATGAGATGTTTAGGTCACTTCTATGTTGGCTACCTTATTGGTAACTCTAGACCGGCGGGGGATGCATTCCAAATCATATCGGCTTTCATAGATAGTGGGGCATATTTGCCAGTGATTGTTTCTGTAAATGCCTAAATAAGTGTACACGTCTGGCTTGTATGTCAATAAACATTTTACACCCGAACTTCTAATTACAGTATCTGTCTGCATGATACCTTCTTCATCTGTAAAGTCTCGATTGTACACACATATAACATGCTTACTTTCAGGCTGGTAAGGGCTCACTTTGGCTACATTAAGCCGACCTTCTACTACTGCAGTAGCTATTCCACGCCAGGCATGGTCAACTTTGAATCCAGTGTCTAAATGCATAAGCCATTTTCCAGATGTCACTCCATAATTAAGAGCTAACTCACGAACAAGTTCATAATTAATCTTACGTCCTGTACTTTGGAGTTTTTCCCAAGCATCTTGAAGGTCCTTTCCACCTTCAACCTCTGGGCAGTAGCCTGGGCCATACACTGCTATCCACCCTACTGGTCCAGATCCTTCTTCAGAGTCTCCAAAACGAGAGACTCTGGAAGGACGGTACGTTTCTAACCACTCATGAAACTCAGCTCGCGGAGTCTTACGAGCATCAAAGATTATCCAGGGATCCATATCCGCAGCCATGGATTCGGCAGCATGGTCTTCAGCTCCTTTTGATCCTCGTTCACCCTCCTCACAACTCAACATAATTAAAAAGCTGCAAAAATGGAGAAAGTAGAAAGTCAAAATTATGAAAATTACCTACCTCcttcgaacccccccccccataccccaaTACTGTTATTAGctaaaaaatatttgtgtaggaaGATTGAACAGATCATGTAGGAAACTAGAAGCAGCaaatataaaatttaatttattccttaatgggagtctgtcaccaaaacgcAATACCGAGGGTGACAAACCTCATTTAGGCCGAGACCCCACATTgccggaaatgcagcttttctt from Leptodactylus fuscus isolate aLepFus1 chromosome 7, aLepFus1.hap2, whole genome shotgun sequence carries:
- the C7H11orf68 gene encoding UPF0696 protein C11orf68 homolog, whose protein sequence is MLSCEEGERGSKGAEDHAAESMAADMDPWIIFDARKTPRAEFHEWLETYRPSRVSRFGDSEEGSGPVGWIAVYGPGYCPEVEGGKDLQDAWEKLQSTGRKINYELVRELALNYGVTSGKWLMHLDTGFKVDHAWRGIATAVVEGRLNVAKVSPYQPESKHVICVYNRDFTDEEGIMQTDTVIRSSGVKCLLTYKPDVYTYLGIYRNNHWQICPTIYESRYDLECIPRRSRVTNKVANIEVT